Proteins encoded together in one Balaenoptera ricei isolate mBalRic1 chromosome 2, mBalRic1.hap2, whole genome shotgun sequence window:
- the MPI gene encoding mannose-6-phosphate isomerase isoform X1: MAAQRVFPLSCVVQQYAWGKMGSNSEVARLLASSDPLAQISEDKPYAELWMGTHPRGDAKILDNSILQKTLGQWIAENQDCLGSKVKDTFNGKLPFLFKVLSVETALSIQAHPNKELAETLHLQAPQHYPDANHKPEMAIALTPFQGLCGFRPVEEIVTFLTKVPEFQFLIGDNAATQLKQSLSRDSQAVAFALRSCFSHLMKSEKKVVVEQLNLLVKRISQQVAAGNNMEDIYGELLLQLHQQYPGDIGCFAIYFLNLLTLKPGEAMFLEANVPHAYLKGDCVECMACSDNTVRAGLTPKFIDVPTLCEMLSYIPSPSQDRLFPPAWSQEDPYLSIYDPPVPDFTVMKMEVPGSVTEYRVLALDSASILLMVQGTVTASTRTAQATISLKRGGVLFIGANESVSLKLMLPEDLLMFRACCLL; the protein is encoded by the exons ATGGCCGCTCAGAGAG TATTCCCACTTTCCTGTGTGGTGCAGCAGTATGCCTGGGGGAAGATGGGTTCCAACAGTGAAGTGGCTCGGCTGCTGGCTAGCAGTGACCCACTGGCCCAGATCTCAGAGGACAAACCATATGCAGAG CTGTGGATGGGGACCCACCCCCGGGGAGATGCCAAGATCCTTGACAACAGCATCTTGCAGAAGACCCTAGGCCAGTGGATTGCTGAGAACCAGGACTGCTTGGGTTCGAAAGTCAAGGACACCTTTAATGGCAAGCTGCCCTTTCTCTTCAAAGTGCTATCAGTTGAAACGGCCCTGTCTATCCAGGCACACCCTAACAAG GAGCTGGCAGAGACGCTGCACCTCCAGGCTCCACAGCACTACCCCGATGCCAACCATAAGCCAGAGATGGCGATTGCCCTCACCCCCTTCCAGGGCTTATGTGGCTTCCGGCCAGTTGAGGAGATTGTGACCTTTCTGACAA AGGTGCCCGAGTTCCAGTTTCTAATTGGAGATAATGCAGCAACACAGCTGAAGCAGAGCCTGAGCCGTGACTCCCAGGCTGTGGCCTTTGCTCTGCGGAGCTGTTTCTCCCACCTGATGAAGAGTGAGAAGAAGGTAGTGGTGGAGCAGCTCAACCTGTTGGTGAAGCGGATCTCCCAGCAAG TGGCTGCTGGAAACAACATGGAGGACATCTATGGGGAACTCTTGCTGCAGCTGCACCAGCAGTACCCAGGTGATATCGGATGCTTTGCCATCTACTTCCTGAACCTGCTTACCCTGAAGCCGGGGGAGGCCATGTTTCTGGAGGCCAACGTGCCCCATGCCTACCTGAAAGGAG ACTGCGTGGAGTGCATGGCATGTTCAGACAACACGGTGCGTGCTGGCCTGACACCCAAGTTCATCGACGTGCCAACTCTGTGTGAAATGCTCAGCTacatccccagccccagccaggacAGGCTCTTTCCTCCAGCATGGAGTCAGGAAGACCCCTACCTCTCTATCTATGATCCCCCCGTGCCAGACTTCACCGTTATGAAGATGGAG GTGCCTGGCTCCGTCACTGAATACAGGGTCTTGGCGCTGGACTCTGCCAGTATCCTCCTGATGGTGCAGGGGACAGTGACAGCCAGCACCCGCACAGCCCAGGCCACAATCTCCCTGAAGCGTGGCGGGGTGCTCTTCATTGGGGCCAATGAGAGTGTCTCACTGAAGCTCATGCTGCCTGAGGACCTGCTGATGTTCCGTGCCTGCTGCCTGCTGTAG
- the MPI gene encoding mannose-6-phosphate isomerase isoform X6 — MAAQRVFPLSCVVQQYAWGKMGSNSEVARLLASSDPLAQISEDKPYAELWMGTHPRGDAKILDNSILQKTLGQWIAENQDCLGSKVKDTFNGKLPFLFKVLSVETALSIQAHPNKELAETLHLQAPQHYPDANHKPEMAIALTPFQGLCGFRPVEEIVTFLTKVPEFQFLIGDNAATQLKQSLSRDSQAVAFALRSCFSHLMKSEKKVVVEQLNLLVKRISQQVAAGNNMEDIYGELLLQLHQQYPGDIGCFAIYFLNLLTLKPGEAMFLEANVPHAYLKGGSSWHSS; from the exons ATGGCCGCTCAGAGAG TATTCCCACTTTCCTGTGTGGTGCAGCAGTATGCCTGGGGGAAGATGGGTTCCAACAGTGAAGTGGCTCGGCTGCTGGCTAGCAGTGACCCACTGGCCCAGATCTCAGAGGACAAACCATATGCAGAG CTGTGGATGGGGACCCACCCCCGGGGAGATGCCAAGATCCTTGACAACAGCATCTTGCAGAAGACCCTAGGCCAGTGGATTGCTGAGAACCAGGACTGCTTGGGTTCGAAAGTCAAGGACACCTTTAATGGCAAGCTGCCCTTTCTCTTCAAAGTGCTATCAGTTGAAACGGCCCTGTCTATCCAGGCACACCCTAACAAG GAGCTGGCAGAGACGCTGCACCTCCAGGCTCCACAGCACTACCCCGATGCCAACCATAAGCCAGAGATGGCGATTGCCCTCACCCCCTTCCAGGGCTTATGTGGCTTCCGGCCAGTTGAGGAGATTGTGACCTTTCTGACAA AGGTGCCCGAGTTCCAGTTTCTAATTGGAGATAATGCAGCAACACAGCTGAAGCAGAGCCTGAGCCGTGACTCCCAGGCTGTGGCCTTTGCTCTGCGGAGCTGTTTCTCCCACCTGATGAAGAGTGAGAAGAAGGTAGTGGTGGAGCAGCTCAACCTGTTGGTGAAGCGGATCTCCCAGCAAG TGGCTGCTGGAAACAACATGGAGGACATCTATGGGGAACTCTTGCTGCAGCTGCACCAGCAGTACCCAGGTGATATCGGATGCTTTGCCATCTACTTCCTGAACCTGCTTACCCTGAAGCCGGGGGAGGCCATGTTTCTGGAGGCCAACGTGCCCCATGCCTACCTGAAAGGAG GGAGCTCATGGCACTCAAGTTAG
- the MPI gene encoding mannose-6-phosphate isomerase isoform X4, protein MGTHPRGDAKILDNSILQKTLGQWIAENQDCLGSKVKDTFNGKLPFLFKVLSVETALSIQAHPNKELAETLHLQAPQHYPDANHKPEMAIALTPFQGLCGFRPVEEIVTFLTKVPEFQFLIGDNAATQLKQSLSRDSQAVAFALRSCFSHLMKSEKKVVVEQLNLLVKRISQQVAAGNNMEDIYGELLLQLHQQYPGDIGCFAIYFLNLLTLKPGEAMFLEANVPHAYLKGDCVECMACSDNTVRAGLTPKFIDVPTLCEMLSYIPSPSQDRLFPPAWSQEDPYLSIYDPPVPDFTVMKMEVPGSVTEYRVLALDSASILLMVQGTVTASTRTAQATISLKRGGVLFIGANESVSLKLMLPEDLLMFRACCLL, encoded by the exons ATGGGGACCCACCCCCGGGGAGATGCCAAGATCCTTGACAACAGCATCTTGCAGAAGACCCTAGGCCAGTGGATTGCTGAGAACCAGGACTGCTTGGGTTCGAAAGTCAAGGACACCTTTAATGGCAAGCTGCCCTTTCTCTTCAAAGTGCTATCAGTTGAAACGGCCCTGTCTATCCAGGCACACCCTAACAAG GAGCTGGCAGAGACGCTGCACCTCCAGGCTCCACAGCACTACCCCGATGCCAACCATAAGCCAGAGATGGCGATTGCCCTCACCCCCTTCCAGGGCTTATGTGGCTTCCGGCCAGTTGAGGAGATTGTGACCTTTCTGACAA AGGTGCCCGAGTTCCAGTTTCTAATTGGAGATAATGCAGCAACACAGCTGAAGCAGAGCCTGAGCCGTGACTCCCAGGCTGTGGCCTTTGCTCTGCGGAGCTGTTTCTCCCACCTGATGAAGAGTGAGAAGAAGGTAGTGGTGGAGCAGCTCAACCTGTTGGTGAAGCGGATCTCCCAGCAAG TGGCTGCTGGAAACAACATGGAGGACATCTATGGGGAACTCTTGCTGCAGCTGCACCAGCAGTACCCAGGTGATATCGGATGCTTTGCCATCTACTTCCTGAACCTGCTTACCCTGAAGCCGGGGGAGGCCATGTTTCTGGAGGCCAACGTGCCCCATGCCTACCTGAAAGGAG ACTGCGTGGAGTGCATGGCATGTTCAGACAACACGGTGCGTGCTGGCCTGACACCCAAGTTCATCGACGTGCCAACTCTGTGTGAAATGCTCAGCTacatccccagccccagccaggacAGGCTCTTTCCTCCAGCATGGAGTCAGGAAGACCCCTACCTCTCTATCTATGATCCCCCCGTGCCAGACTTCACCGTTATGAAGATGGAG GTGCCTGGCTCCGTCACTGAATACAGGGTCTTGGCGCTGGACTCTGCCAGTATCCTCCTGATGGTGCAGGGGACAGTGACAGCCAGCACCCGCACAGCCCAGGCCACAATCTCCCTGAAGCGTGGCGGGGTGCTCTTCATTGGGGCCAATGAGAGTGTCTCACTGAAGCTCATGCTGCCTGAGGACCTGCTGATGTTCCGTGCCTGCTGCCTGCTGTAG
- the FAM219B gene encoding protein FAM219B isoform X2: MATAEPSGPALRASHPAPRPSGTGAAGPPTERSGIGVPWLGERTPAAVEKRGPYMVARAPSSQAKLQKHRDLAKAVLRRKRMLGAAPNRPDSSGKRSVKFNKGYTALSQSPDENLVSLDSDSDGELESRYSSGYSSAEVNQDVSRQLLQDGYHLDEIPDDEDLDLIPPKPMTSSTCSCCWCCLRDASFCTLQ, encoded by the exons ATGGCGACCGCGGAGCCCAGCGGGCCTGCGCTGAGGGCGTCTCACCCGGCACCCCGGCCCAGCGGAACCGGAGCTGCGGGGCCGCCCACCGAGCGAAGCGGCATTGGAGTCCCCTGGCTGGGGGAGCGGACCCCGGCGGCTGTGGAGAAGCGGGGGCCGTACATGGTGGCGCGCGCGCCTTCCAGTCAGGCCAAGCTGC AGAAGCACCGGGACCTGGCTAAGGCAGTTCTGCGGAGAAAACGCATGCTGGGGGCCGCGCCGAACCGCCCCGACTCTTCAGGGAAAAG GTCAGTGAAGTTTAACAAGGGCTATACTGCTCTTAGTCAGAGTCCAGATGAAAACCTGGTGTCCCTCGACTCTGACAG TGATGGGGAGCTGGAATCCAGATACTCCTCCGGGTATTCCTCTGCAGAG GTGAACCAGGATGTGAGCCGGCAGCTGCTCCAGGATGGGTACCACCTGGATGAGATTCCAGATGATGAGGACTTGGACCTCATTCCCCCCAAGCCTATGACCTCCTCAACATGCTCCTGCTGCTGGTGCTGTCTTAGGGATGCTTCCTTCTGTACCCTCCAGTAG
- the FAM219B gene encoding protein FAM219B isoform X1 translates to MATAEPSGPALRASHPAPRPSGTGAAGPPTERSGIGVPWLGERTPAAVEKRGPYMVARAPSSQAKLQKHRDLAKAVLRRKRMLGAAPNRPDSSGKRSVKFNKGYTALSQSPDENLVSLDSDSDGELESRYSSGYSSAEQVNQDVSRQLLQDGYHLDEIPDDEDLDLIPPKPMTSSTCSCCWCCLRDASFCTLQ, encoded by the exons ATGGCGACCGCGGAGCCCAGCGGGCCTGCGCTGAGGGCGTCTCACCCGGCACCCCGGCCCAGCGGAACCGGAGCTGCGGGGCCGCCCACCGAGCGAAGCGGCATTGGAGTCCCCTGGCTGGGGGAGCGGACCCCGGCGGCTGTGGAGAAGCGGGGGCCGTACATGGTGGCGCGCGCGCCTTCCAGTCAGGCCAAGCTGC AGAAGCACCGGGACCTGGCTAAGGCAGTTCTGCGGAGAAAACGCATGCTGGGGGCCGCGCCGAACCGCCCCGACTCTTCAGGGAAAAG GTCAGTGAAGTTTAACAAGGGCTATACTGCTCTTAGTCAGAGTCCAGATGAAAACCTGGTGTCCCTCGACTCTGACAG TGATGGGGAGCTGGAATCCAGATACTCCTCCGGGTATTCCTCTGCAGAG CAGGTGAACCAGGATGTGAGCCGGCAGCTGCTCCAGGATGGGTACCACCTGGATGAGATTCCAGATGATGAGGACTTGGACCTCATTCCCCCCAAGCCTATGACCTCCTCAACATGCTCCTGCTGCTGGTGCTGTCTTAGGGATGCTTCCTTCTGTACCCTCCAGTAG
- the MPI gene encoding mannose-6-phosphate isomerase isoform X2: MPVFPLSCVVQQYAWGKMGSNSEVARLLASSDPLAQISEDKPYAELWMGTHPRGDAKILDNSILQKTLGQWIAENQDCLGSKVKDTFNGKLPFLFKVLSVETALSIQAHPNKELAETLHLQAPQHYPDANHKPEMAIALTPFQGLCGFRPVEEIVTFLTKVPEFQFLIGDNAATQLKQSLSRDSQAVAFALRSCFSHLMKSEKKVVVEQLNLLVKRISQQVAAGNNMEDIYGELLLQLHQQYPGDIGCFAIYFLNLLTLKPGEAMFLEANVPHAYLKGDCVECMACSDNTVRAGLTPKFIDVPTLCEMLSYIPSPSQDRLFPPAWSQEDPYLSIYDPPVPDFTVMKMEVPGSVTEYRVLALDSASILLMVQGTVTASTRTAQATISLKRGGVLFIGANESVSLKLMLPEDLLMFRACCLL, encoded by the exons ATGCCAG TATTCCCACTTTCCTGTGTGGTGCAGCAGTATGCCTGGGGGAAGATGGGTTCCAACAGTGAAGTGGCTCGGCTGCTGGCTAGCAGTGACCCACTGGCCCAGATCTCAGAGGACAAACCATATGCAGAG CTGTGGATGGGGACCCACCCCCGGGGAGATGCCAAGATCCTTGACAACAGCATCTTGCAGAAGACCCTAGGCCAGTGGATTGCTGAGAACCAGGACTGCTTGGGTTCGAAAGTCAAGGACACCTTTAATGGCAAGCTGCCCTTTCTCTTCAAAGTGCTATCAGTTGAAACGGCCCTGTCTATCCAGGCACACCCTAACAAG GAGCTGGCAGAGACGCTGCACCTCCAGGCTCCACAGCACTACCCCGATGCCAACCATAAGCCAGAGATGGCGATTGCCCTCACCCCCTTCCAGGGCTTATGTGGCTTCCGGCCAGTTGAGGAGATTGTGACCTTTCTGACAA AGGTGCCCGAGTTCCAGTTTCTAATTGGAGATAATGCAGCAACACAGCTGAAGCAGAGCCTGAGCCGTGACTCCCAGGCTGTGGCCTTTGCTCTGCGGAGCTGTTTCTCCCACCTGATGAAGAGTGAGAAGAAGGTAGTGGTGGAGCAGCTCAACCTGTTGGTGAAGCGGATCTCCCAGCAAG TGGCTGCTGGAAACAACATGGAGGACATCTATGGGGAACTCTTGCTGCAGCTGCACCAGCAGTACCCAGGTGATATCGGATGCTTTGCCATCTACTTCCTGAACCTGCTTACCCTGAAGCCGGGGGAGGCCATGTTTCTGGAGGCCAACGTGCCCCATGCCTACCTGAAAGGAG ACTGCGTGGAGTGCATGGCATGTTCAGACAACACGGTGCGTGCTGGCCTGACACCCAAGTTCATCGACGTGCCAACTCTGTGTGAAATGCTCAGCTacatccccagccccagccaggacAGGCTCTTTCCTCCAGCATGGAGTCAGGAAGACCCCTACCTCTCTATCTATGATCCCCCCGTGCCAGACTTCACCGTTATGAAGATGGAG GTGCCTGGCTCCGTCACTGAATACAGGGTCTTGGCGCTGGACTCTGCCAGTATCCTCCTGATGGTGCAGGGGACAGTGACAGCCAGCACCCGCACAGCCCAGGCCACAATCTCCCTGAAGCGTGGCGGGGTGCTCTTCATTGGGGCCAATGAGAGTGTCTCACTGAAGCTCATGCTGCCTGAGGACCTGCTGATGTTCCGTGCCTGCTGCCTGCTGTAG
- the MPI gene encoding mannose-6-phosphate isomerase isoform X5, with amino-acid sequence MAAQRVFPLSCVVQQYAWGKMGSNSEVARLLASSDPLAQISEDKPYAEELAETLHLQAPQHYPDANHKPEMAIALTPFQGLCGFRPVEEIVTFLTKVPEFQFLIGDNAATQLKQSLSRDSQAVAFALRSCFSHLMKSEKKVVVEQLNLLVKRISQQVAAGNNMEDIYGELLLQLHQQYPGDIGCFAIYFLNLLTLKPGEAMFLEANVPHAYLKGDCVECMACSDNTVRAGLTPKFIDVPTLCEMLSYIPSPSQDRLFPPAWSQEDPYLSIYDPPVPDFTVMKMEVPGSVTEYRVLALDSASILLMVQGTVTASTRTAQATISLKRGGVLFIGANESVSLKLMLPEDLLMFRACCLL; translated from the exons ATGGCCGCTCAGAGAG TATTCCCACTTTCCTGTGTGGTGCAGCAGTATGCCTGGGGGAAGATGGGTTCCAACAGTGAAGTGGCTCGGCTGCTGGCTAGCAGTGACCCACTGGCCCAGATCTCAGAGGACAAACCATATGCAGAG GAGCTGGCAGAGACGCTGCACCTCCAGGCTCCACAGCACTACCCCGATGCCAACCATAAGCCAGAGATGGCGATTGCCCTCACCCCCTTCCAGGGCTTATGTGGCTTCCGGCCAGTTGAGGAGATTGTGACCTTTCTGACAA AGGTGCCCGAGTTCCAGTTTCTAATTGGAGATAATGCAGCAACACAGCTGAAGCAGAGCCTGAGCCGTGACTCCCAGGCTGTGGCCTTTGCTCTGCGGAGCTGTTTCTCCCACCTGATGAAGAGTGAGAAGAAGGTAGTGGTGGAGCAGCTCAACCTGTTGGTGAAGCGGATCTCCCAGCAAG TGGCTGCTGGAAACAACATGGAGGACATCTATGGGGAACTCTTGCTGCAGCTGCACCAGCAGTACCCAGGTGATATCGGATGCTTTGCCATCTACTTCCTGAACCTGCTTACCCTGAAGCCGGGGGAGGCCATGTTTCTGGAGGCCAACGTGCCCCATGCCTACCTGAAAGGAG ACTGCGTGGAGTGCATGGCATGTTCAGACAACACGGTGCGTGCTGGCCTGACACCCAAGTTCATCGACGTGCCAACTCTGTGTGAAATGCTCAGCTacatccccagccccagccaggacAGGCTCTTTCCTCCAGCATGGAGTCAGGAAGACCCCTACCTCTCTATCTATGATCCCCCCGTGCCAGACTTCACCGTTATGAAGATGGAG GTGCCTGGCTCCGTCACTGAATACAGGGTCTTGGCGCTGGACTCTGCCAGTATCCTCCTGATGGTGCAGGGGACAGTGACAGCCAGCACCCGCACAGCCCAGGCCACAATCTCCCTGAAGCGTGGCGGGGTGCTCTTCATTGGGGCCAATGAGAGTGTCTCACTGAAGCTCATGCTGCCTGAGGACCTGCTGATGTTCCGTGCCTGCTGCCTGCTGTAG
- the MPI gene encoding mannose-6-phosphate isomerase isoform X3, producing the protein MPGGRWVPTVKWLGCWLAVTHWPRSQRTNHMQSFLFLQLWMGTHPRGDAKILDNSILQKTLGQWIAENQDCLGSKVKDTFNGKLPFLFKVLSVETALSIQAHPNKELAETLHLQAPQHYPDANHKPEMAIALTPFQGLCGFRPVEEIVTFLTKVPEFQFLIGDNAATQLKQSLSRDSQAVAFALRSCFSHLMKSEKKVVVEQLNLLVKRISQQVAAGNNMEDIYGELLLQLHQQYPGDIGCFAIYFLNLLTLKPGEAMFLEANVPHAYLKGDCVECMACSDNTVRAGLTPKFIDVPTLCEMLSYIPSPSQDRLFPPAWSQEDPYLSIYDPPVPDFTVMKMEVPGSVTEYRVLALDSASILLMVQGTVTASTRTAQATISLKRGGVLFIGANESVSLKLMLPEDLLMFRACCLL; encoded by the exons ATGCCTGGGGGAAGATGGGTTCCAACAGTGAAGTGGCTCGGCTGCTGGCTAGCAGTGACCCACTGGCCCAGATCTCAGAGGACAAACCATATGCAGAG TTTCCTGTTTTTACAGCTGTGGATGGGGACCCACCCCCGGGGAGATGCCAAGATCCTTGACAACAGCATCTTGCAGAAGACCCTAGGCCAGTGGATTGCTGAGAACCAGGACTGCTTGGGTTCGAAAGTCAAGGACACCTTTAATGGCAAGCTGCCCTTTCTCTTCAAAGTGCTATCAGTTGAAACGGCCCTGTCTATCCAGGCACACCCTAACAAG GAGCTGGCAGAGACGCTGCACCTCCAGGCTCCACAGCACTACCCCGATGCCAACCATAAGCCAGAGATGGCGATTGCCCTCACCCCCTTCCAGGGCTTATGTGGCTTCCGGCCAGTTGAGGAGATTGTGACCTTTCTGACAA AGGTGCCCGAGTTCCAGTTTCTAATTGGAGATAATGCAGCAACACAGCTGAAGCAGAGCCTGAGCCGTGACTCCCAGGCTGTGGCCTTTGCTCTGCGGAGCTGTTTCTCCCACCTGATGAAGAGTGAGAAGAAGGTAGTGGTGGAGCAGCTCAACCTGTTGGTGAAGCGGATCTCCCAGCAAG TGGCTGCTGGAAACAACATGGAGGACATCTATGGGGAACTCTTGCTGCAGCTGCACCAGCAGTACCCAGGTGATATCGGATGCTTTGCCATCTACTTCCTGAACCTGCTTACCCTGAAGCCGGGGGAGGCCATGTTTCTGGAGGCCAACGTGCCCCATGCCTACCTGAAAGGAG ACTGCGTGGAGTGCATGGCATGTTCAGACAACACGGTGCGTGCTGGCCTGACACCCAAGTTCATCGACGTGCCAACTCTGTGTGAAATGCTCAGCTacatccccagccccagccaggacAGGCTCTTTCCTCCAGCATGGAGTCAGGAAGACCCCTACCTCTCTATCTATGATCCCCCCGTGCCAGACTTCACCGTTATGAAGATGGAG GTGCCTGGCTCCGTCACTGAATACAGGGTCTTGGCGCTGGACTCTGCCAGTATCCTCCTGATGGTGCAGGGGACAGTGACAGCCAGCACCCGCACAGCCCAGGCCACAATCTCCCTGAAGCGTGGCGGGGTGCTCTTCATTGGGGCCAATGAGAGTGTCTCACTGAAGCTCATGCTGCCTGAGGACCTGCTGATGTTCCGTGCCTGCTGCCTGCTGTAG